From a region of the Hypanus sabinus isolate sHypSab1 chromosome 2, sHypSab1.hap1, whole genome shotgun sequence genome:
- the dtd2 gene encoding D-aminoacyl-tRNA deacylase 2 has protein sequence MAARVVLQQCLSARLLVKPAGNDAAAEYVQIQRGTLIYICFFKGASLELIPKMIKTLLNVKLCEDNEGNHLSVLDLPANVLIIPQATLGGKVKGRAMQYHDNIGKEEGKELYAHFVALCEKELASNSKCAESGVVVKHGTYGNRQVLQIDTNGPYTHLIEF, from the exons ATGGCGGCTCGTGTGGTGTTGCAGCAGTGTCTGTCGGCTCGGCTGCTGGTGAAGCCGGCGGGGAACGATGCAGCCGCTGAATACGTTCAG ATACAAAGAGGGACATTGATCTACATTTGCTTTTTTAAAGGTGCTAGTTTAGAGCTGATTCCCAAAATGA TTAAAACACTGTTGAATGTGAAACTCTGTGAGGATAATGAAGGCAACCATTTGTCCGTGTTGGATCTACCTGCAAATGTTCTTATCATACCCCAGGCTACCTTGGGTGGTAAAGTGAAGGGACGGGCCATGCAATATCATGACAATATTGgaaaagaggaaggcaaagagCTTTATGCACACTTTGTAGCTCTCTGTGAAAAAGAGTTGGCCTCAAACAGTAAATGTGCTGAATCTGGAGTTGTGGTCAAGCATGGAACATATGGAAATAGACAAGTATTGCAAATAGACACCAATGGCCCATATACACACCTGATTGaattttaa